Genomic segment of Myxococcus stipitatus:
CCAGCAGCGTGGCCGTGTTCTCCGGCAGGCCGCCCTTGCGCAGCAGGCCCTTCACCCGGCGCCACGTGACGGAGGGGAAGAAGTCCTTCACGTCCACCTTCACCACCACGTCCGCGCCCTGGTGGGCCAGCGCGTTGGTGAGGATGGAGCGCCCCGCGACGAAGCCATGCGCCGCGCCGTGCACGGGCAGCCGCTCCACCACGTTGGCCAGCACCCAGCGCTGGGCTTCCTTCAGCTCCGGCTTGGGGGACGTAATCGTGCGCGTGCCGCCGTCGCGCTTGGGGATGCCCCAGCTGATGTAGTGGGAGCCCGTGTCCACCTCGCGGTGGAAGGCGAAGCCGCGCAGCTTGGAGATGCTCAGCCCCAGCGCCTTCGCGAGCGCTTCGGCCGAGCCCAGCTCCGGCATGCCGTTGGCGCGGGCGCGCTCCTCGCGGTGCGGGATGTCGAACTTGTCGGAGCCGCCATCCTTCTCTTCCCAGTGGATGGTGGGGCCCAGGTGGCCCACGTGCGTGGCCTTCCACGCTTCATGCGTCTGGCGGAGGAGGGCGCGGCGCTCGGCGGCCTCGGCCTTCTTCTTCTCCTTCCAGGCCGTCTTCTCCTTCTCCGTGACGCCGGACTCGAGGTCGCCGACGGCGAGGCCGCGCGAGACGAGCTGCGCCTGCACCCAGGCGTCGGCGCCGCCCGCTTCGACGATGGCCTTCCAGCGGGTGACGAGCGCTTCGTAGGCGACGCGCCGGGCCTCGCGCTGAACGAGCGCGGCGGCGGTGGGGGCCTGGGGCGCGGGCGTGGGAACGGGCTGCGGCGCAGCTGCGGGGACGAAGGACTCCAGCCTGGCGGTCATGTCAGCACCTTCGAGGGGGAGGGCGGCGGCGTCGGATGAGGCGGCTGTCTGTCGCGAGCAGTCGAGGGAGGCCGGGA
This window contains:
- a CDS encoding reverse transcriptase family protein, translated to MTARLESFVPAAAPQPVPTPAPQAPTAAALVQREARRVAYEALVTRWKAIVEAGGADAWVQAQLVSRGLAVGDLESGVTEKEKTAWKEKKKAEAAERRALLRQTHEAWKATHVGHLGPTIHWEEKDGGSDKFDIPHREERARANGMPELGSAEALAKALGLSISKLRGFAFHREVDTGSHYISWGIPKRDGGTRTITSPKPELKEAQRWVLANVVERLPVHGAAHGFVAGRSILTNALAHQGADVVVKVDVKDFFPSVTWRRVKGLLRKGGLPENTATLLALMSTEAPRETVQFRGKTLHVAKGPRALPQGAPTSPGITNALCLKLDKRLSALSKRLGFTYTRYADDLTFSWTKAKQPKARRAQGAPVAVLLARVKDVVEAEGFRLHPEKTRVSRKGTRQQVTGLVVNQARNGVPAARVPRDVVRRLRAAIHNREQGKPGREGESLEQLKGMAAFVYMTDAAKGRAFLESLARLEARETPDAPKVA